One segment of Bacillus alkalisoli DNA contains the following:
- the spoVK gene encoding stage V sporulation protein K: protein MDPSMTNHNGKINIVLNNNKKKPLKVTHVKVDNEPLRSSAPTEQHKVLNDIERELGELVGLGEMKRIVKEIYAWIFVNKKREEIGLKAEKQVLHMMFKGNPGTGKTTVARLIGKLFLEMNVLSKGHLIEAERADLVGEYIGHTAQKTRDLVKKSLGGILFVDEAYSLARGGEKDFGKEAIDTLVKHMEDKQHEFILILAGYKREMEEFLRTNPGLVSRFPIIIDFPDYTVDELMEITYRMLKERQYVLSKEAEWKLRDHLLQMKGVLLPSAFSNGRYVRNIIEKSIRAQAMRLLLRETYERSDLITIESRDLILKW from the coding sequence TTGGACCCATCCATGACTAATCATAACGGAAAAATTAATATTGTATTAAATAATAATAAGAAAAAACCTCTTAAAGTCACACACGTTAAAGTGGATAATGAACCATTAAGAAGCAGTGCTCCTACCGAGCAACATAAAGTGTTAAATGATATAGAGCGGGAATTAGGGGAGCTTGTAGGTTTAGGCGAGATGAAAAGAATAGTGAAAGAAATATATGCTTGGATATTTGTTAACAAAAAAAGAGAAGAAATAGGGTTGAAAGCGGAAAAACAAGTTCTTCACATGATGTTTAAAGGAAATCCAGGTACGGGTAAAACGACGGTAGCTAGGTTAATTGGAAAACTTTTTTTAGAAATGAACGTATTATCAAAAGGACACTTAATCGAAGCGGAAAGAGCAGACTTAGTTGGAGAATATATCGGACATACTGCGCAAAAAACGAGAGATTTAGTAAAAAAATCGCTCGGGGGAATTCTTTTTGTTGATGAAGCTTACTCTTTGGCACGTGGCGGGGAAAAGGACTTCGGTAAAGAAGCAATAGATACTTTAGTAAAACATATGGAAGATAAACAACATGAGTTTATTTTGATTCTTGCAGGTTACAAAAGGGAAATGGAAGAGTTTCTGAGAACAAATCCGGGTTTAGTTTCGAGGTTTCCTATTATAATTGATTTTCCAGATTACACGGTAGATGAATTGATGGAAATAACATATAGAATGTTGAAAGAAAGGCAATATGTTTTAAGTAAAGAAGCGGAATGGAAACTGCGAGATCATTTGTTACAGATGAAAGGTGTTTTACTTCCATCAGCATTTAGTAATGGTAGGTATGTCAGAAATATAATAGAAAAGTCTATTCGTGCACAAGCTATGAGGTTACTTTTAAGAGAAACATATGAAAGAAGCGATCTTATAACAATCGAAAGTAGAGATTTAATTTTAAAATGGTGA
- the lexA gene encoding transcriptional repressor LexA yields the protein MKLSKRQQDILDFIKSEVQVKGYPPSVREIGEAVGLASSSTVHGHLARLESKGLIRRDPTKPRAIEVISFEQDIPKINVVQVPIIGKVTAGQPITAVENIEDYFPLPERYVSPDELVFMLEVMGDSMIEAGILDGDLVIVRQQQSANNGDIVVAMTEEDEATVKRFFKERDYIRLQPENSSLEPIIVRNVTILGKVIGVYRNVH from the coding sequence ATGAAACTATCAAAAAGACAGCAAGATATTTTAGATTTCATTAAGAGCGAAGTACAAGTAAAAGGCTATCCACCTTCCGTTCGAGAAATCGGTGAAGCTGTTGGCCTCGCTTCTAGTTCAACTGTACACGGTCATTTAGCTCGACTTGAAAGCAAAGGGTTAATTAGACGTGATCCAACCAAACCAAGAGCAATTGAGGTTATAAGCTTCGAACAAGATATTCCAAAAATAAATGTAGTACAAGTTCCTATAATCGGAAAAGTAACTGCTGGACAACCTATTACTGCTGTAGAAAATATAGAAGATTATTTTCCACTACCAGAACGCTACGTTTCACCTGACGAACTAGTGTTTATGTTAGAAGTCATGGGCGACAGTATGATCGAAGCAGGAATTCTTGATGGAGACTTAGTAATCGTTCGCCAACAACAATCGGCAAATAATGGTGATATTGTGGTTGCAATGACAGAAGAAGACGAAGCTACTGTAAAACGTTTTTTTAAAGAGCGAGATTATATTCGTTTACAACCTGAAAATTCTTCTTTAGAACCTATCATTGTTAGAAATGTAACTATTCTAGGAAAAGTTATTGGCGTTTATAGAAACGTCCATTAA
- the hflX gene encoding GTPase HflX — translation MNEIVHNERERAIVVGCQLPRHTDEHFHYSLEELSSLTKTANGEVVMSITQKRDRVHPATYIGKGKIEELVLLEEEYDPDVIIFNDELSPSQHRNLTKMLSARIIDRTQLILDIFAQRAQSKEGKLQVELAQLKYMLPRLTGKGVELSRLGGGIGTRGPGETKLESDRRHINRRLVEIKAQLQSIVKHRTQYRERRKKNLAFQIALVGYTNAGKSTIFNRLTEAEAFEENLLFATLDPTTRQMTLPSGYKALLTDTVGFIQDLPTSLIAAFRSTLEEVVEADFILHVVDSSNEDYENHEKTVTNLLQDLGVKGIPMLTVYNKKDQLTSTKPFIYKKEAILISALNDSDRKELVSSIEEMMKKEMKPYQVKIQSSEGRLLNQLKQETVLEKIIFDEDKEVYDCKGYFFTTAKMAHFIEELMVN, via the coding sequence TTGAATGAAATCGTACATAATGAACGGGAACGAGCTATTGTAGTAGGGTGTCAACTTCCTAGACATACGGATGAACACTTCCACTATTCTTTAGAAGAATTATCATCCTTAACGAAAACGGCTAATGGTGAAGTGGTCATGTCTATCACTCAAAAACGTGATAGAGTTCATCCTGCCACTTATATAGGAAAAGGAAAAATAGAAGAATTAGTTTTATTAGAAGAAGAATATGACCCGGATGTCATTATTTTTAATGATGAGCTTTCGCCAAGTCAACACAGAAACTTAACTAAAATGTTGTCGGCACGTATCATTGACCGTACTCAATTAATTTTAGATATTTTTGCACAGCGAGCACAATCAAAAGAAGGAAAACTACAAGTAGAACTTGCTCAACTGAAATACATGCTCCCTAGACTAACAGGGAAAGGTGTAGAACTTTCTAGGCTTGGTGGCGGAATAGGAACTAGAGGCCCCGGTGAAACGAAACTTGAATCAGACCGACGTCACATTAATAGAAGACTTGTAGAAATTAAAGCGCAGTTACAATCTATTGTAAAACATCGAACACAATATCGTGAAAGAAGAAAGAAAAACTTAGCCTTTCAAATTGCACTTGTTGGTTACACGAATGCAGGTAAATCAACGATATTTAATCGTTTGACGGAAGCTGAAGCATTTGAGGAAAATTTATTATTTGCTACACTCGATCCGACAACAAGACAAATGACATTACCATCGGGCTATAAAGCGTTATTAACAGACACAGTTGGATTTATTCAAGATTTACCAACGAGTTTAATTGCAGCGTTTCGTTCTACATTAGAAGAAGTAGTAGAAGCTGACTTCATTTTACATGTAGTGGATAGTTCAAATGAAGATTACGAAAATCATGAAAAGACCGTAACTAATTTACTTCAAGATTTAGGGGTTAAAGGGATACCGATGTTAACAGTCTATAATAAGAAAGATCAACTAACGTCTACAAAACCTTTTATCTATAAAAAAGAAGCCATATTAATTAGTGCTCTAAATGATTCAGACAGGAAGGAACTTGTCTCTTCTATTGAAGAAATGATGAAAAAAGAGATGAAACCTTATCAGGTGAAAATACAGTCAAGTGAAGGACGATTGTTAAACCAATTAAAACAAGAGACAGTTTTAGAAAAAATTATTTTTGATGAAGATAAAGAAGTATATGATTGTAAAGGATACTTTTTTACCACTGCGAAAATGGCTCATTTTATCGAAGAATTAATGGTCAACTGA
- a CDS encoding glycosyltransferase family 2 protein has product MFVVIGVVTVLLGWFLIASIPTFQDDRKNNVHTASLEELTIIIPARNEETNIKVLLESLLPYRNKIREILVMDDHSSDGTAEVAKMFHVDVISIPQLPKGWFGKAWGLWNGAQVAKGNYFMFLDADTWVQKGGLEKILAEYKGSKSVISIQPYHVMKSNVEKLSSFFHLVIMSSLGSFHLFRKHVKTSGAFGQVMLIGRKDYFVFGGHEKVKSELMENLSFAKIIQQRGGKVYCFSGKGAIEMRMYTSKIGSLVAGWGKSFATGAVKTNLIYLALVSIWISGLFTVVTNFSFNLYMKLFFYFMIVIHLRWSLAKVGNFGWGTAFLYPVHLMFFLLVFLYSSFITFGKKKGKWKGREIVIEEKVDKF; this is encoded by the coding sequence ATGTTTGTTGTTATTGGAGTAGTTACAGTATTATTAGGTTGGTTTTTAATAGCTTCTATACCAACGTTTCAAGATGATAGGAAAAATAATGTTCATACTGCTTCCTTAGAGGAGTTAACCATTATTATTCCAGCTAGAAATGAGGAAACGAATATAAAAGTATTATTAGAATCGTTACTTCCATATAGAAATAAAATACGTGAAATTCTTGTAATGGATGATCATTCTAGCGATGGTACAGCTGAAGTTGCTAAAATGTTTCATGTAGACGTAATTTCTATTCCGCAATTACCTAAAGGATGGTTTGGTAAAGCTTGGGGGTTATGGAATGGAGCACAAGTTGCTAAAGGAAATTACTTCATGTTCTTAGATGCTGATACTTGGGTGCAAAAAGGCGGTTTGGAAAAAATACTAGCCGAATATAAAGGGAGCAAGAGTGTTATTTCTATACAACCTTACCATGTTATGAAATCGAATGTAGAGAAGTTATCTAGCTTCTTCCACCTAGTAATTATGAGTTCGCTTGGGTCATTTCATCTTTTTAGAAAACATGTTAAAACCTCTGGTGCATTTGGACAAGTGATGCTTATCGGAAGGAAAGACTATTTCGTTTTTGGCGGACATGAGAAAGTGAAAAGTGAACTAATGGAAAATTTATCTTTTGCTAAAATTATTCAACAAAGAGGTGGAAAAGTATACTGTTTTAGTGGAAAAGGTGCCATCGAAATGAGAATGTATACGAGCAAAATAGGATCATTAGTTGCTGGTTGGGGTAAAAGTTTTGCAACTGGGGCGGTAAAAACGAACCTGATTTACTTAGCTCTTGTGTCCATTTGGATAAGTGGATTGTTTACAGTTGTCACTAACTTTTCCTTTAACCTTTATATGAAGTTATTCTTTTACTTTATGATTGTTATTCATTTACGGTGGTCGTTGGCGAAGGTTGGTAATTTTGGTTGGGGGACTGCGTTTTTGTATCCAGTTCATTTAATGTTTTTTTTACTAGTATTTCTTTACTCTAGTTTTATTACCTTTGGAAAGAAAAAAGGAAAATGGAAGGGTAGAGAAATTGTTATCGAGGAAAAGGTAGACAAGTTTTGA
- a CDS encoding YneB family resolvase-like protein — MRGIIYCRVSTKKDTQETSLIRQKEELTTLAQNYKINVVHVIEEQASGYEIDRDGIFQLMDFLAKEKIDVLLVQDETRLGRGKAKIALLHLLNKHNVHIYSIVDSGKLTLSESDSMVLDIVSIVEEYQRKLHNLKIKRGMKKAIKEGYNPLENLKNIDKSPGRERTEIPVEEIVRLRSNKLTFAEIAATLRGLGFNVSKATVHRRYIEYMKEKESSLVKNDTL, encoded by the coding sequence GTGAGAGGGATTATTTATTGTAGAGTTAGTACAAAAAAAGATACACAAGAAACATCGTTAATTCGTCAAAAGGAAGAATTAACTACATTGGCACAAAATTATAAAATTAACGTAGTTCATGTTATTGAAGAACAAGCAAGTGGGTATGAAATTGATAGAGATGGTATTTTTCAACTAATGGACTTTTTAGCGAAAGAAAAAATAGATGTATTACTTGTACAAGACGAGACACGACTTGGCAGAGGAAAAGCTAAAATAGCATTATTGCATTTACTTAATAAACATAATGTACATATATACTCTATTGTTGATAGTGGAAAATTAACTTTATCTGAATCGGATTCAATGGTATTAGATATTGTATCAATAGTAGAAGAATACCAACGAAAGCTTCACAACTTGAAAATTAAAAGAGGAATGAAGAAAGCAATAAAAGAAGGGTATAACCCTTTGGAGAACTTGAAAAATATTGATAAAAGCCCTGGGCGAGAAAGAACAGAAATACCTGTAGAAGAGATTGTTAGACTTCGAAGCAATAAATTAACGTTTGCTGAAATTGCTGCCACATTAAGGGGTCTTGGATTCAATGTTTCCAAAGCAACTGTTCACAGAAGGTACATAGAATATATGAAGGAAAAGGAGTCTTCACTTGTAAAAAATGATACGCTTTAG
- a CDS encoding phytoene desaturase family protein — translation MSKKVIVIGGGLGGLSAAIRLKADGYHVTVLEQGERLGGKLNIRTGSGFSFDTGPSILTMPWVLEQLFKCVNRNVHDYLTIQKIEPQWRTFFEDGTKIDMTSELPTMLSEIRKLSDKDANQFFEYMNFASKMYEYSLKSFYKKSLSGLNDLRALHNIRELFTMDPMKSMDQITKKHFENKHVQQLFNFLIMYIGSSPYQAPAVLTQLAYVQLGLGIYYVKGGMYKIAEALTQVLEELEINYQLNCKVSKIITEGDKAKGVMLQDGSIIHSDIIVSNLEAIPTYRTLLAEHPRSHESTNNLQKYSPTVSGLVLLLGVNKEFKQLAHHNFFFSENPEKEFHEIFNEGKPTEDPTIYIGVSSKSDPSQAPYGKENLFVLTHVPPLKERENWDVYRDTYRSIILRKLERMGLKDLQKSIEFEYRFTPNDIQNLYGSNGGSIYGVVTDRKKNGGFKIPCRSNILSNLYFTGGSTHPGGGVPMVILSGQLTADAIKENNFSVSEDIG, via the coding sequence ATGAGTAAAAAAGTTATTGTAATCGGTGGTGGATTAGGAGGTCTGTCTGCAGCAATTAGATTAAAAGCAGACGGTTATCATGTTACTGTTTTAGAGCAAGGAGAAAGATTAGGTGGTAAATTAAATATTCGTACTGGTAGTGGCTTTTCTTTTGATACAGGGCCTTCCATCTTAACAATGCCATGGGTGCTAGAACAACTATTTAAATGTGTTAATAGAAATGTTCATGACTATTTAACGATCCAGAAAATCGAACCGCAATGGAGAACCTTTTTTGAAGATGGAACAAAAATAGATATGACAAGTGAATTACCAACGATGCTCTCAGAAATTAGAAAGTTATCTGATAAAGATGCAAACCAATTTTTCGAATATATGAATTTTGCCAGTAAAATGTATGAATATAGCTTAAAAAGTTTTTATAAAAAAAGTCTGTCCGGTTTAAATGATTTAAGAGCATTACATAATATAAGAGAGTTATTTACGATGGATCCGATGAAATCAATGGACCAAATTACAAAAAAACATTTTGAAAATAAACATGTACAACAACTTTTCAATTTTCTCATTATGTATATTGGCTCTTCTCCTTACCAAGCACCCGCTGTCCTTACGCAACTTGCTTATGTACAACTTGGTCTAGGAATTTACTATGTAAAAGGTGGCATGTACAAAATTGCTGAAGCATTAACTCAAGTGTTAGAAGAACTTGAAATTAATTATCAATTAAATTGCAAAGTTAGTAAGATAATAACAGAAGGTGACAAAGCGAAAGGAGTAATGCTCCAAGATGGCTCTATCATTCATAGCGATATAATTGTTTCTAACCTGGAGGCAATACCAACGTACCGAACTTTACTAGCTGAGCACCCTCGCTCTCATGAGTCTACAAACAATCTACAAAAGTATAGTCCAACTGTATCTGGACTTGTATTATTACTAGGTGTAAACAAAGAATTTAAACAATTAGCACACCATAACTTCTTTTTCTCTGAAAATCCAGAAAAAGAATTTCATGAAATTTTTAACGAAGGTAAACCTACTGAAGATCCTACAATCTATATTGGTGTGTCTTCAAAATCAGATCCATCACAAGCGCCTTATGGAAAAGAAAATTTATTCGTATTAACACATGTTCCACCTTTAAAAGAAAGAGAGAACTGGGATGTCTATAGAGACACGTATCGATCTATTATATTGAGAAAGTTAGAAAGAATGGGATTAAAGGATTTACAAAAGTCTATTGAATTCGAATATCGTTTTACTCCAAACGATATTCAAAACTTGTATGGTTCTAATGGAGGTAGTATTTACGGAGTTGTTACGGACAGAAAGAAAAACGGAGGATTTAAAATTCCTTGTCGTAGCAACATTTTATCTAATTTATACTTTACAGGAGGTTCTACACATCCAGGTGGAGGAGTACCAATGGTAATTCTATCTGGACAACTTACAGCTGATGCTATTAAGGAAAATAATTTTAGTGTTAGTGAAGATATCGGATAA
- the glnA gene encoding type I glutamate--ammonia ligase — translation MSKYSREDIVRIVEEENVKYIRLQFTDILGTIKNVEIPVSQLEKALDNKMMFDGSSIEGFVRIEESDMYLYPDLNTFVVFPWTSEKGKVARFICDIYNPDGTPFDGDPRANLKRMLKEMEDLGFTDFNLGPEPEFFLFKLDEKGEPTLELNDKGGYFDLAPTDLGENCRRDIVLELEEMGFEIEASHHEVAPGQHEIDFKYADAITACDYIQTFKLVVKTIARKHGLHATFMPKPLFGVNGSGMHCNVSLFKNGVNAFYDEQADQGLSETARQFIAGIIKHAPNFTAVTNPTVNSYKRLVPGYEAPCYVAWSARNRSPLIRIPASRGVSTRVEIRSVDPAANPYLAMAVLLAAGLDGVKNGLTPPKPVDRNIYVMNKEERLAEGIVDLPATLAQALDLLKQDEVIQGALGEHLLEHFIEAKEIEWDMFRTQVHPWERDQYMTQY, via the coding sequence ATGTCAAAGTACAGCAGAGAAGATATTGTTCGCATTGTGGAAGAGGAAAATGTAAAGTATATTCGTTTACAATTTACGGATATTTTAGGAACAATTAAAAATGTTGAAATTCCTGTAAGTCAATTAGAAAAAGCGTTAGATAACAAAATGATGTTTGACGGATCTTCTATAGAAGGTTTCGTACGTATTGAAGAATCAGACATGTATTTATACCCTGACTTAAATACATTTGTAGTGTTCCCTTGGACATCAGAAAAAGGTAAAGTTGCTCGATTCATTTGTGACATCTACAATCCAGATGGAACTCCATTTGATGGAGACCCACGTGCAAACTTAAAACGTATGTTAAAAGAAATGGAAGACTTAGGTTTCACTGATTTCAATTTAGGACCTGAGCCAGAATTCTTCTTATTTAAATTAGACGAAAAAGGCGAACCAACATTAGAGCTAAACGATAAAGGTGGATATTTTGACTTAGCTCCGACTGATTTAGGTGAAAATTGTCGACGTGACATCGTATTAGAGCTTGAAGAAATGGGCTTTGAAATTGAAGCTTCTCACCATGAGGTTGCACCAGGTCAACATGAAATCGACTTTAAATATGCAGATGCTATTACAGCATGTGACTACATCCAAACATTTAAGTTAGTTGTAAAAACAATTGCGCGTAAGCATGGATTACATGCGACATTCATGCCGAAACCACTTTTCGGTGTTAACGGATCAGGTATGCACTGTAACGTTTCATTATTCAAAAATGGCGTAAATGCATTCTATGACGAACAAGCGGATCAAGGTTTAAGTGAAACAGCTCGTCAATTTATTGCTGGAATTATAAAGCACGCTCCAAACTTTACAGCAGTAACAAATCCGACAGTAAACTCATACAAGCGTCTAGTACCAGGTTACGAAGCACCTTGTTATGTTGCTTGGTCTGCTCGTAACCGTAGTCCATTAATTCGTATTCCAGCTTCTCGTGGAGTAAGTACTCGTGTTGAGATTCGTAGTGTAGATCCAGCAGCAAACCCATATTTAGCGATGGCAGTATTACTTGCTGCAGGACTTGATGGAGTGAAAAACGGTTTAACTCCTCCAAAACCAGTAGATCGTAACATTTATGTAATGAACAAAGAAGAGCGTTTAGCAGAAGGTATCGTTGACCTGCCAGCTACACTTGCTCAAGCATTAGACTTATTAAAGCAAGATGAAGTAATTCAAGGTGCATTAGGCGAACATTTACTAGAGCACTTTATTGAAGCAAAAGAAATTGAGTGGGATATGTTCCGCACGCAAGTTCACCCATGGGAGCGCGACCAATATATGACTCAGTACTAA
- a CDS encoding DUF896 domain-containing protein has protein sequence MLSKEKIARINALSNKSKSVGLTDAEAQEQKNLREEYIKTFRSSMVNTLHSVKVVDPNGNDVTPKKLKDEQNKRLH, from the coding sequence ATGCTTTCAAAAGAAAAAATTGCCCGCATTAATGCCCTATCAAATAAATCCAAGTCGGTAGGTTTAACAGATGCAGAAGCACAAGAACAAAAAAATCTAAGAGAAGAATACATAAAAACATTTCGTTCATCCATGGTAAATACCCTTCATTCTGTTAAAGTGGTTGATCCAAACGGAAATGATGTTACACCGAAAAAACTAAAAGATGAACAAAATAAACGACTACATTAA
- a CDS encoding glycosyl-4,4'-diaponeurosporenoate acyltransferase CrtO family protein, which translates to MIISLTPITGTALNIVSILSIHLIGSWVCLRIPKKWFLKNNNLFYHFQWEENTQLYSMLKIKRWKEYLPDGSKLFKHGFQKKRLKEKNEAYFYSFIMETKRAELTHFVTFFPLCFFFIWNPVEAYLAILLYGVLANLPCILVQRYNRMRFNKVLGRFIQKKKRYRNNSPTRNTSNFN; encoded by the coding sequence TTGATTATTTCATTAACACCGATAACTGGTACGGCATTAAATATAGTTAGTATACTCTCTATTCATCTTATCGGATCGTGGGTTTGTTTAAGGATACCCAAAAAGTGGTTTTTGAAAAATAATAACTTGTTTTATCATTTTCAGTGGGAGGAAAATACCCAGCTTTACAGTATGCTTAAGATTAAAAGGTGGAAAGAATATTTGCCAGATGGATCAAAATTATTTAAACATGGGTTTCAAAAGAAAAGGCTTAAAGAAAAAAACGAAGCGTATTTTTATTCTTTCATTATGGAAACGAAAAGGGCGGAATTAACACACTTCGTGACGTTTTTCCCTTTATGTTTTTTCTTTATTTGGAACCCTGTTGAAGCTTACTTAGCCATTCTTTTATATGGTGTCCTAGCAAATCTTCCATGCATCTTAGTTCAGAGATACAACAGAATGCGCTTTAATAAAGTACTAGGTCGTTTTATACAAAAAAAGAAGAGATATAGAAATAACTCTCCTACTCGAAATACATCTAATTTTAATTGA
- a CDS encoding trimeric intracellular cation channel family protein, with product MTWEIFSIIGTIAFAVSGAIVAMEEEYDILGVYILGIVTAFGGGAIRNLLIGVPVSALWEQGMLFQIALVAMTAVFLFPNNLLKHWRKWGNFFDAIGLGAFAIQGALFATSMGHPISAVVVAAVLTGSGGGIIRDLLAGRKPLVLRSEIYAVWAIIAGLAIGFGLVSTPIELLVLFVSIVTLRVLSYTYKWQLPNRAFHFNN from the coding sequence ATGACATGGGAAATTTTTAGTATTATTGGCACGATTGCTTTTGCTGTCAGTGGAGCTATTGTTGCAATGGAAGAAGAATACGATATTTTAGGCGTATATATTTTAGGCATTGTAACCGCTTTTGGTGGCGGGGCAATCCGAAATTTATTAATTGGGGTACCCGTATCAGCCCTTTGGGAACAAGGTATGCTTTTTCAAATTGCACTAGTTGCAATGACTGCCGTTTTTTTATTCCCTAATAACCTTTTAAAACATTGGCGAAAATGGGGTAACTTCTTTGACGCCATTGGACTTGGCGCTTTTGCAATACAAGGGGCTCTTTTCGCAACTAGTATGGGACACCCAATTAGTGCAGTCGTCGTTGCAGCTGTCTTAACTGGAAGTGGTGGTGGAATAATCCGTGATTTACTCGCTGGAAGAAAGCCACTTGTACTAAGGTCAGAAATTTATGCAGTATGGGCTATCATTGCCGGACTTGCAATTGGTTTTGGTTTAGTAAGTACTCCTATTGAGTTATTAGTGTTATTCGTTTCAATTGTAACTCTAAGAGTGCTATCTTACACATATAAATGGCAGTTACCAAATAGAGCTTTTCACTTTAATAATTGA
- a CDS encoding MerR family transcriptional regulator has translation MNDNLRRSMPLFSMNIVMKLTELSARQIRYYEENGLIFPARTEGNRRLFSFNDVDKLLEIKSLLDQKVNLAGIKQILAVKEAHKSTVITENTRETIEKRDLTNDELRKLLRAEMMQAGRFNKTSLRQGDMSRFFH, from the coding sequence ATGAATGATAACTTAAGACGTTCGATGCCGTTGTTTTCTATGAATATTGTGATGAAACTAACGGAGTTATCGGCCAGACAAATTCGTTACTACGAAGAAAATGGACTCATATTTCCTGCCCGAACAGAAGGTAATAGAAGATTATTTTCATTCAATGACGTTGATAAACTACTTGAAATTAAAAGTTTATTAGACCAAAAAGTAAATCTTGCAGGCATTAAACAAATATTGGCTGTGAAGGAAGCACATAAGTCAACCGTCATAACGGAAAATACTCGAGAAACAATTGAAAAACGAGACTTAACAAATGATGAACTACGTAAGTTACTGCGTGCCGAAATGATGCAAGCGGGACGATTTAACAAAACAAGTCTTCGTCAAGGAGACATGTCTCGATTTTTCCATTAA
- a CDS encoding methionine gamma-lyase family protein, whose product MFDLLQNGESIKPIVKKVEAKIQDTFKKIDENAETNQFSVLKSFQEFRISDSHFIPSTGYGYDDIGRDTLEKVYAKAFGGESALVRPQIISGTHAISIALFGVLRPGDDLLYITGKPYDTLEEIVGIRGTGVGSLKEYNIGYKSIELKNNKGIDWEAVNNAINENTKMIGIQRSKGYATRPSFTIEEIKEMIQFVKEIKSDVVVFVDNCYGEFVELQEPCHVGADLMAGSLIKNPGGGLAKTGGYIVGKAHLVEACSYRMTSPGIGAEAGASLYSLQEMYQGFFLAPHVVAQSLKGAVFTAAFLEELGMNTSPSWDSQRTDLIQSVQFDDKDKMIAFCQAIQYASPVNSHVTPYPSYMPGYEDDVIMAAGTFIQGASIELTADGPIRPPYVAYVQGGLTYSHVKIAVCSAVDHLITKELIRI is encoded by the coding sequence ATGTTTGATTTGTTACAAAATGGGGAAAGTATTAAACCGATCGTAAAGAAAGTAGAAGCCAAAATACAAGATACATTTAAAAAAATAGATGAAAATGCAGAAACAAATCAGTTTTCTGTCTTAAAAAGTTTTCAAGAATTTAGAATTAGTGATAGTCATTTCATTCCGTCGACGGGATATGGCTATGATGATATTGGCAGAGATACGTTAGAAAAAGTGTATGCAAAGGCTTTTGGCGGGGAAAGTGCGTTAGTTAGACCGCAAATAATTTCTGGCACGCATGCCATTTCTATTGCATTGTTTGGTGTGTTAAGACCCGGTGATGACTTATTATATATCACAGGTAAACCTTACGATACGTTAGAAGAAATAGTAGGGATTAGAGGAACTGGTGTTGGATCTTTAAAAGAATACAATATTGGCTATAAATCTATAGAGTTGAAAAACAACAAAGGGATTGACTGGGAAGCTGTCAATAATGCTATAAACGAAAATACAAAAATGATTGGTATCCAACGCTCGAAAGGATATGCTACTAGACCATCCTTTACTATTGAAGAAATAAAGGAAATGATACAATTTGTGAAAGAAATTAAAAGCGATGTTGTAGTTTTTGTAGATAATTGTTACGGTGAATTTGTGGAACTTCAAGAGCCGTGTCATGTTGGAGCAGACTTAATGGCAGGTTCATTAATAAAAAATCCAGGTGGAGGATTAGCTAAAACAGGTGGCTATATTGTTGGAAAGGCACATCTTGTAGAGGCTTGCTCTTATCGTATGACATCTCCTGGTATCGGAGCTGAAGCTGGTGCCTCTCTTTATTCATTACAAGAAATGTATCAAGGATTCTTTTTAGCTCCACATGTAGTTGCTCAAAGTTTAAAAGGAGCGGTGTTTACAGCTGCATTTTTAGAGGAATTAGGAATGAACACATCTCCTTCATGGGATAGTCAAAGAACGGATCTAATTCAATCGGTTCAATTTGACGATAAAGATAAGATGATAGCATTCTGTCAAGCGATTCAGTATGCATCTCCTGTTAATTCTCACGTAACGCCATATCCAAGCTATATGCCTGGATATGAAGATGACGTTATTATGGCAGCAGGAACGTTTATTCAAGGTGCAAGTATAGAACTTACCGCAGACGGTCCGATTAGACCACCTTACGTTGCGTATGTACAAGGTGGCTTGACATATAGCCATGTGAAAATAGCTGTCTGTTCTGCAGTGGACCATTTAATTACAAAAGAGTTAATAAGAATATAA